A region of Streptomyces sp. NBC_01264 DNA encodes the following proteins:
- a CDS encoding DUF5988 family protein, with product MATKAVLEGGPDDLPERIVPISDPGQDLKIPHRGGYEHFKITSRRQDSSEGQLAVYEWWERTEIAE from the coding sequence ATGGCGACAAAGGCAGTGCTTGAGGGCGGCCCGGACGATCTGCCCGAGCGGATCGTTCCGATCTCCGACCCCGGACAAGACCTGAAGATTCCACACCGCGGTGGGTACGAGCATTTCAAGATCACGTCGCGGCGCCAGGATAGCTCGGAGGGGCAGCTGGCGGTCTACGAGTGGTGGGAACGGACAGAGATCGCCGAATAG
- a CDS encoding cupin domain-containing protein, whose product MEEIGKPLLLEPGDVVVFAGDRRYVLASDPDLTPVEALPLLKATTEPHHHTGAPGIRETVALGGHIELEAVGKDLLIGALPPVMHRRASTEAPAACWLLNQAFHGSGASFVADLLAQLLFVQVLRTYLAEAHTSPVRLPRALAEAQISPATARDLITVALAMT is encoded by the coding sequence ATGGAAGAGATCGGCAAGCCGCTCCTGCTGGAGCCCGGGGACGTCGTGGTGTTCGCGGGCGACCGGCGGTACGTGCTCGCGAGCGATCCGGATCTGACCCCGGTCGAGGCGCTGCCGTTGCTGAAAGCGACGACCGAGCCCCACCACCACACGGGAGCGCCGGGAATCCGGGAGACCGTGGCGCTCGGCGGCCACATCGAACTCGAAGCAGTCGGGAAGGACCTGCTCATCGGCGCTCTGCCACCCGTGATGCACAGGCGGGCGTCAACCGAGGCCCCTGCCGCCTGCTGGCTCCTCAACCAGGCGTTCCATGGGTCAGGGGCTTCCTTCGTGGCCGACCTCCTGGCCCAGCTCCTCTTCGTCCAGGTCCTGCGCACCTACCTGGCCGAGGCGCACACGTCTCCGGTCAGGTTGCCGCGCGCCCTTGCCGAGGCGCAGATCTCCCCGGCAACTGCCCGGGACCTGATCACGGTCGCGTTGGCGATGACCTGA